From the genome of Leptotrichia sp. HSP-342:
TATCTTTAATTTATGGGTACTTACTAAATTCAATTTTTTTATGTTTAATGATTATTCGATATTAAAAATAATAAAATATTCTTCTTTAAAAGAGATATTATTTAATCAGTCGTCATCAACGGGCTTAATTTTTCTTAAATTTATATACGAACTATTTAAATTAAACTATGAATATCATCATTTAATTTTGTTATTTATACATATAATGACCTCTATAGGGGTATATAAATTATCTAAAAATTTATTTGAGAGTAAAAAAATAGCTTTTTATTCAGGAATAATTTTTGGAATGTGGCCAATATCAACAATGACTTTTTTATCGGATTCTTTTATACTTGATTTATTAGTTGGTTTTTTTTCAATTTTAATATTAAATATTTTTATAATTTTAGAGAATAAATCTAAAAAAATGAAATTTTTATATTCTGGATTAATAATTATTTTATATTATTTAGGACTTAAATCAAAAGAAACGATAATAATTCTCCCATTGATTTTATTAATATATGAAATATTAAAAAGTATAAAATATAAAAAAAATAAAGTATCATTTTTAACAATAATTCTTAATATAATAACAGTATTATGTTTAAAAATGATATTAAGTTTAAAAGCTGCTAATATAATTTTTGATATTAAAAATTCTCATCATCATACTTTTAAAATAATAAATTTAATAAAAAATTTTTGTAAATATATTATTTTGTATTTTGATATAAATAATTCTTCATTTACTTATACGAAAGTCTCCTTTATTTCTTTATTTTTTATATTAATTATAATATTATTTTTACTTTATTATATTTTTATAAAAAAGGAAAATTATAGATATCAGATCATTTGGATAATTGGCAACATAGTAGTGGTATTAGTTCCAGTTTTATTTAATAGTGAGCAATATAAATTATATTTATATCTTCCATCTATTTTTTTGTCAATAATTTTTGCAATATTTTTTGAAAATATAATTAAAATTGTTAAATTAAAAATGAAGTATGATATATTTATAGTTTTAGTATTTTTAATTATAGTTAATTTTTTTTACGGTGGAAGAGGCTTTAGAGACCATTGGAAACATTTGTCAATTAGAAATTATAATTCATATAAAGCATTAGAGAAATTAAATATATCAGAAAATTCTATATCAAATTTTTACATAGATAATGTTATTTCTGAGGATAATGTATTTTCTCATAGCTCAGATTCTATATTAAAAATGCTTTATGGAAAAAATATAAATGTAGAAATTAATTCAAAACAAAATTATGATTTAACAAAAGAGTACATGTATTTAAGTTATAATAATCTAAATGGTGATATAAAGGTAAAAAAATATATATTACCTAAGATAGATTCTGTCTCTCCTAATGAAATAAAAAAAGGAGTGAAATTTAATTTGTATAATAATAAATCGGTTATTATTGTAGAAGGGTCTAATATTTTAAAGAATAGTAAATTAGTTATAAATAATACAGAATTATCTGATACAGTAGTAGCTGGGAAGATTATGACAGCATTTTTACCAAATAATTTTTATGATAAAACACAAATTTTACAATTAAGAATAAAAAATAAATATACTAACAACGTAGTTTATTCTGAAAAAAAAGAAATAATTGTTAAAGATTAAATAGAGTTTTCTTAATACCGAGTATAATTTAAGGTTATGGTTGATATCTTGTATAGATAATAGGGTAAGATAAATAGAGTTTATATTATCTCAAAATATATACAAACATCTGAAAATTATTTTAATATCATAGATTGTAAATATATTTTTAGAGAATAAAATATTTAAGTTATAATATTAAAAGGAGTAAATTAATATGGAAAAATATAATCAATTTGAAATTTTTAGATTTTTGGGAAGTTTAGCTGTAATTTTTTCTCATGTATCGTATAATATGCAAATTCCAAGACTTTTAAAATCAGGACCTGCATGGGTATTTTTCTTTTTTTTATCTTTCAGGATTTCTATTAGCATACAGATATATAGATTCTTCTGATTTTAATATCTTAGATTTTTATAAAATAAGAATTTTTAAATTTTATCCAATTTATTTTTTTCATTATTATTAATACTATTATCATCAAAGATTAAATAGGATATTATATATAATATTCTTTTGATTCAGTCATGGTTTTTTACTAAACCATTAACTTATAATTTATCAACATGGTATTTATCAGCATTATTTTTATTATTTCCAATTTTTTTACACTTATTAAAAACTAAATATTTTATTTGGATAGTTTTATTAGTTAATATATATACTTGTTATTTTTTTAATTATCTAGTTAAATTTACTATTAATGGAAACGGTTATATATTAGAGATAATATATTATAATCCTATAATGCATATAAGTTCTTTTATCTTGGAATGTTAATGTATGATAGAATTAGAGTTTTTCAAAAACGAAGAATATATTCAATTTTTGTTATAATTAATATTTTATTTTTATTCATAATCTATCAAAACCTTAAGGTTATTTTTAATCCTTTAATGACTCTATCTTTTTCTCCATTGATAATATGTCTTTTTCTTGATAATGGTATAGTGAGTCACGACAAACGTACGAAAAAAATCTAAAAAAAAGGTATAATATTACTGAGATATTTTATGAAAGAAGCTGGTAAAAATGTCGGAAAATAACCAAAACCTAAAAGAATTGTTAATATATATTACTCAAATAGAGGACAAGCGA
Proteins encoded in this window:
- a CDS encoding acyltransferase family protein; translated protein: MEEKKRRLDFIDMMKGVLIVLMVIGHTNSPYTSFIYLFHMGAFFIISGFLYNDSKYTIKSYIKKQIKGLLLPYFVVNILFLIFARIINKFLKMNVFFNIPTIKSFLLYSQRVDIGDATWFLLVLFYSSILSAILLKCKKKINLKYTILVLFFISVIINQNRILLPYMLDLSFYGTLYFLIGFIIKEYNIISRIDNNVYIFFISIGIMYYFFKISYIPISWAGRDFRMPFDIFICLSGTYLVYLFSKIMINLNLGIEQIKLLGRKSLSIMIFHFLGFRLCFYLLYNMGYVNLNQISTLILESKYPFWPLVIVFGLLISLVIDNMISLSNRAYLIILGRKIISESKFKRNIKIQMRYYSNNSILLLVIVLFIFNLWVLTKFNFFMFNDYSILKIIKYSSLKEILFNQSSSTGLIFLKFIYELFKLNYEYHHLILLFIHIMTSIGVYKLSKNLFESKKIAFYSGIIFGMWPISTMTFLSDSFILDLLVGFFSILILNIFIILENKSKKMKFLYSGLIIILYYLGLKSKETIIILPLILLIYEILKSIKYKKNKVSFLTIILNIITVLCLKMILSLKAANIIFDIKNSHHHTFKIINLIKNFCKYIILYFDINNSSFTYTKVSFISLFFILIIILFLLYYIFIKKENYRYQIIWIIGNIVVVLVPVLFNSEQYKLYLYLPSIFLSIIFAIFFENIIKIVKLKMKYDIFIVLVFLIIVNFFYGGRGFRDHWKHLSIRNYNSYKALEKLNISENSISNFYIDNVISEDNVFSHSSDSILKMLYGKNINVEINSKQNYDLTKEYMYLSYNNLNGDIKVKKYILPKIDSVSPNEIKKGVKFNLYNNKSVIIVEGSNILKNSKLVINNTELSDTVVAGKIMTAFLPNNFYDKTQILQLRIKNKYTNNVVYSEKKEIIVKD